One Burkholderia pyrrocinia DNA segment encodes these proteins:
- the ribA gene encoding GTP cyclohydrolase II, protein MMSSRPQSPTPGNGQADECVTLVATASLPTRYGTFTSYAFRVSGSDAEHLALVMGDVTGEQSVLTRLHSECLTGDVFGSYRCDCGEQLDLALRYIAAEDRGVLLYLRGHEGRGIGLSNKIRAYALQEQGRDTVEANLDLGLPDDAREYDSAAAILRILGVTSVRLMSNNPKKFDTLAKHGIPVCERVALAVPVREENERYIRTKQTKFGHYFEENE, encoded by the coding sequence ATGATGTCTTCGCGTCCCCAATCGCCCACGCCGGGCAACGGCCAGGCCGACGAGTGCGTGACGCTCGTCGCCACCGCGTCGCTGCCCACGCGCTACGGTACGTTCACGTCATACGCATTCCGCGTATCGGGCAGCGATGCCGAACATCTCGCGCTCGTGATGGGCGACGTGACCGGCGAGCAGTCCGTGCTGACGCGGCTGCATTCCGAATGCCTGACCGGCGACGTGTTCGGCTCGTACCGCTGCGATTGCGGCGAGCAACTCGATCTTGCATTGCGCTACATCGCCGCCGAAGACCGCGGCGTGCTGCTGTATCTGCGCGGCCATGAGGGGCGCGGGATCGGCCTGAGCAACAAGATCCGCGCATACGCGCTGCAGGAGCAGGGGCGCGACACCGTCGAGGCGAATCTCGACCTCGGCCTGCCCGACGACGCCCGCGAATACGACTCGGCCGCCGCGATTCTCCGGATTCTCGGCGTCACGTCGGTGCGCCTGATGAGCAACAACCCGAAGAAGTTCGATACGCTCGCGAAGCACGGGATTCCCGTCTGTGAACGTGTGGCGCTCGCGGTACCCGTGCGCGAGGAAAACGAGCGTTATATCCGCACGAAGCAGACGAAGTTCGGGCATTACTTCGAGGAAAACGAGTAA
- a CDS encoding GNAT family N-acetyltransferase yields MTTPSRIETERLALRRWRPADAGALSAMHAHPDVTAWLARGPMSVDEASDVIARFEAHFDAYGFGAWAVERRADAMLIGLCGLSHEARATHPMAPCVEIMWRQARHAWGHGYVAEAAAAAWVDGFDRIGLGEIFAWTADTNLRSQHVMQRLGMQHRSARDFDHPALPEGHALRWHVVYVAHPGGNAGA; encoded by the coding sequence ATGACCACGCCATCGAGGATCGAAACCGAACGCCTGGCGCTGCGTCGCTGGCGACCGGCTGACGCGGGCGCGCTTTCGGCGATGCATGCGCATCCGGACGTGACCGCGTGGCTCGCGCGCGGCCCGATGTCCGTCGATGAGGCGAGCGACGTCATCGCGCGCTTCGAAGCGCATTTCGATGCATACGGTTTCGGCGCGTGGGCGGTCGAGCGTCGCGCCGATGCAATGCTGATCGGGCTCTGCGGCCTGTCGCACGAAGCGCGCGCAACGCATCCGATGGCACCGTGCGTCGAGATCATGTGGCGGCAGGCGCGTCACGCATGGGGGCATGGCTACGTTGCCGAAGCGGCGGCCGCGGCATGGGTCGACGGATTCGACCGGATAGGGCTTGGCGAGATCTTCGCGTGGACGGCCGACACCAACCTGCGATCGCAACACGTGATGCAGCGGCTCGGCATGCAGCACCGATCCGCGCGCGATTTCGATCATCCCGCGTTGCCGGAAGGGCATGCTCTGCGGTGGCACGTCGTGTATGTCGCGCACCCCGGCGGCAATGCCGGCGCGTAA
- a CDS encoding VOC family protein, whose protein sequence is MHAHLRIARPVGNLARTERMYRDALELSVLARFEDHDGFSGVILGREGLDYHFEFTHCPDHPIAPSPTPEDLIVFYLPNRPAWEAACERAAAHGFMPVTSFNPYWEISGQTFEDADGYRIVLQNAAWR, encoded by the coding sequence TTGCACGCCCATCTGCGCATTGCCCGCCCGGTTGGCAACCTCGCCAGAACCGAGCGCATGTATCGCGACGCCCTCGAATTGTCGGTACTCGCGCGCTTCGAGGATCACGACGGCTTTTCCGGCGTGATCCTCGGACGCGAAGGACTCGACTACCACTTCGAATTCACGCACTGTCCGGACCATCCGATCGCGCCGTCCCCGACGCCTGAAGACCTGATCGTGTTCTACCTGCCCAATCGTCCGGCATGGGAAGCCGCGTGCGAGCGCGCGGCCGCGCACGGCTTCATGCCCGTGACGTCGTTCAATCCGTACTGGGAAATATCAGGCCAGACATTCGAGGATGCCGACGGCTACCGGATCGTGCTGCAGAACGCCGCATGGCGCTGA
- a CDS encoding acyl-homoserine-lactone synthase: MRTFVHEEGRLPHELAADLGRYRRRVFVEQLGWALPSANESFERDQFDRDDTVYVFARNAGGDMCGCARLLPTTRPYLLKSLFADLIAEDMPLPQSAAVWELSRFAATDDDGGPGNAEWAVRPMLAAVVECAAQLGARQLIGVTFASMERLFRRIGIHAHRAGPPKQVDGRLVVACWIDIDAQTFAALGIEPGQAARQAIAA; encoded by the coding sequence ATGCGGACCTTCGTTCACGAGGAAGGGCGGTTACCACACGAACTTGCAGCGGATCTCGGGCGCTATCGACGCCGCGTGTTCGTCGAACAGCTCGGTTGGGCACTTCCGTCGGCGAACGAAAGCTTCGAGCGCGACCAGTTCGATCGCGACGATACCGTCTACGTGTTCGCGCGAAATGCCGGCGGCGACATGTGCGGATGTGCGCGCCTGCTGCCCACGACGCGCCCGTATCTGCTGAAGTCGCTGTTCGCCGACCTGATCGCCGAAGACATGCCGCTGCCGCAATCGGCGGCCGTCTGGGAGCTGTCGAGGTTCGCGGCGACGGACGACGACGGCGGGCCCGGCAATGCCGAATGGGCCGTGCGCCCGATGCTCGCGGCCGTCGTCGAATGCGCGGCGCAGCTTGGCGCGCGACAGTTGATCGGCGTGACATTCGCGAGCATGGAGCGGCTGTTCCGCCGGATCGGCATACACGCGCACCGCGCAGGCCCGCCGAAGCAGGTGGATGGGCGTCTGGTGGTCGCGTGCTGGATCGACATCGATGCGCAAACGTTTGCCGCGCTAGGAATCGAGCCGGGGCAGGCTGCCCGGCAAGCCATCGCCGCCTGA
- a CDS encoding DUF4902 domain-containing protein — MTSPLLHPVPGPSPDGYVRLSGGALAALALDHVSTGLDASLLAELRDNAIDARLAGYTEWHRTASAGAPYVTVGWDWYLERATGTFVIAGGDVRSNVMAVDAKGTDIGMFRTAAALAARLACIDWPAAVASALLGRYDAYHAGPTLQ, encoded by the coding sequence TTGCTGCACCCGGTCCCCGGCCCGTCTCCGGACGGCTACGTGCGCCTGTCAGGAGGCGCACTGGCCGCGCTTGCACTCGACCATGTCTCAACCGGCCTCGATGCATCCCTGCTCGCCGAACTGCGCGACAACGCGATCGACGCGCGCCTCGCCGGCTATACCGAATGGCACCGCACGGCCAGTGCCGGCGCCCCTTACGTGACGGTCGGCTGGGACTGGTACCTCGAACGTGCGACGGGCACGTTCGTGATCGCCGGCGGCGACGTCCGCAGCAACGTGATGGCCGTCGACGCCAAGGGTACCGACATCGGCATGTTCCGCACGGCCGCCGCGCTTGCCGCGCGGCTCGCGTGCATCGACTGGCCCGCCGCGGTCGCGTCGGCCCTGCTCGGTCGCTACGACGCCTATCATGCCGGTCCGACGCTCCAGTGA